Genomic segment of Chloroflexota bacterium:
CTCGAACGCCAATGCGCGGCTGGCGGCGCTCAAGTCGGGCGAGATCGACGCACTGGTGGAGCTTGGCTCGGTGTTGCCGGTCCAGGCCCGTGAGCTCTCGGCGGACTCGAACTACACGGTGGCGCAGCACGCCTCATCCTGCACCACCTACCTGGGCTACAACGGCACCAAGGCCCCGTTCAACAACGTCAAGCTGCGGCAGGCCGTCGATTCGGCCATCGACCGCGCGGCGTTCGTGCGGGATCTGAACTACGGCTACACCCTGCCCGGCAAGGGCGTCATGATCCAGCCGAACACGACGTGGTTCAACCCGGACCCGTCCGCGCACACCAAGTTCGACATGGCCCAGGCGACGGCCCTGGCGAAGGAAGCGCTCAACGGCGGCCGGGCGAAGGTGGTGCTGGCGTTCACGCCGCCCACGGAAGGCATCGGCAACTGGCCCTACCCGCAGATGGGGGCGTACTTCCAGCAGCTGTTCCGGCCGCTCGGCCTGGATGTCGAGCTGAAGCAGCAGGAGACGGCGGCCCTGAACGAGACGCGCAAGAACGGCGAGTTCGACCTGGTCATCGCCAACAACTGCTGGGCCAGCGGCGATCCGAACTACATCCTGCGTCGGCTGACCCACTCGAAGTCAGCGCTGCAGGCCCCGGGCGTCCAGAACGGCGGGTACAGCAACCCCGAGGTCGACAAGATGCTGGATCAGGCGATGGTGGAGATCGACCCGGCGAAGCAGAAGGAGCTGTACTTCAAGATCCAGCAGATCGGACAGCAGGAGGTGGCGCTCTCGACGCTGTACGATCAGGTGACGATCACGGCGGCGAAGGCGAACATCAAGGGACTGAGCCAGCGGATCGCCTACGCGCCGACGTTCGACACGATGTACGTGGTGAAGTAGGGACGGACGGCCCTCACCCCCAACCCAGTCGAGCCACCGGGCCTGTGCGCGGGGGAGGGAGCGAATAATCGGCCTGGGGGCGGAGGGCACGCCCTGGGTTCAACGTGCTGATGTCATCGTGAGTGAAGCGAGCTTGCGAGCGGAACGAAGGACCTCACCCGCTGACCGTCAACGTGCCATCGCCTGCTGACCATCAGCGCTACCTCACCCGCTGACGCGAATGTTGACGGTCAGCGGGTGAGGCCCTTCGCTGCGCTCAGGATGACATGAGATGTTGCATGCTCTGCACGCGACGACGGTCAGGCAGCCTGGTCGCGGGCCAGCTCATCGGCCAGTTGATCGAACGTGCCGCCGTACCCCTGCTGCATGCTCTCGAGGAGGTCCACGAAGGCGGCGCGCTCCTCGGCGGTGGCGTTGATCGGCGTCACCTGGAGCCTGAGCACGGTCCGCTGGCCCTGCGCTTCGAGCGTGATCGTGTTGAGGATCTCCAGGGGCACGGTCTGGCTGAACGGGGCGCGCACGAGGTTGCCATCCGGGTCCGAGAACGTGTTGACCCAGACGATGCGCTCCGGCTCGACGATCTCGCGGTAGAGGAACTGGCCCCACATCTCGTGACCCTCAGAGTGGACCATGCGGTAGTGAAAGACGCCGCCCGGCCGGCAGTCGAGCCGCTTGACCTGGACCTCGAACCCGGCCGGCCCCCACCACCGGGCCAGCCGCTCGGCCTCGGCGAAGGCGCGGAAGACGAGTTCGCGCGGGGCGTCGTAGGTCCGCGTCATCGAGAGGGCCGGCGACTCGGGGCTCGGGTTGGCCGAGAACGTGGCGTCACTCGGGGTCGACGGGGGGTTGGGCATCGGGCTGCTCCTGCTGCTGAATCGCCGTGAGGTAGGTGTCCAGGCGGTCGAGCCGCTCATCCCAGAGGTCGCGGTAGGCGTCGAGCCAGCTCGCGACCTCGCGGAAAGGGGCCGGCTGCAAGCGGCAGGGCCGCCACTGGGCCGCGCGCCCGCGCACGATCAGGCCGGCCCGCTCCAGCACGGACAGGTGCTTGGAGACGGCCGGCAGACTCATGGCGAACGGGGCCGCCAGCTCGGTGACGGTGACCTGGCCATCGGCCAGACGCGCGAGGATGGCCCGGCGCGTCGGATCGGCCAGGGCCGCGAAGACGAGGCTGAGACGGTCGGCCGGCGCCGCTGACTTAACCATCTGGTTACTTACCTCATTGGTAAAATACAACGGGCGGCCGGCCTTTGTCAACAGGGTGCTGGCGGGACGGTTGGAGCCTGCACGCCGACGGGCTGCCGTGAGAGATGGCATCTCGCCCGCCCGAGATTCCGCACGCAGTTCAGCGCGGGCGGTTTCAGGCAGAACGGCCCATGCAGGGCATCAGGCGCAATTGTCCATGTCATCCCGCGCAAAGCATGCAACGTCCCATGTCATCCCGCGCAAAGCATGCAGCGTCCCATGTCATCCTGAGCGCAGCGAGCTTGCGAGCACAGCGAAGGATCTCACCCACTTGTGCGACGGTTGAAGGTCAGCAAGACTAGTGGCTCGGCAGGCGTGAAGCGCAGGGTCGTTCGGTGCCCATCGTCATCCCGACCGCGGCGAGGAACGACCTCCCGTCCGTCATCCCGACCGCGGCGAGGAACGAGCGGAGCGAAGGGATCTTCTCCTTCTGTAACGTGAGGAAGATCCCTCGACTTCGTTCGCACGCTCACGTCGCTCGGGATGACAGCGGAAGCGTCGAGTGACCCGACCCGGTCGTTCACGACTGACAGGCCATTCGCTCAGCATCTGCCAGCGAGGCTAGCTCAACGGCTGCCAGCGGCGCTTCCCCTCGACCCGCACGATGCCGCCAAATCCCGGCGCCGGGTAGTGGCCGGCCGCGATGGTCAGCCCCTCCTGCTCGACGCGCTCGAAGATGCTGGCACGGGTCCGTGCGGACTGCGCTGGATCGGTGTCGTAGCGGGGCGACCACTCCGGATGCACCAGTTGCGCCAGCGTGTGCGAGGCGTCGCCCATGACCAGTACCTTCTCGTCGCCCGACGCGATCAGCACGGACTGGTGGCCCGGCGTGTGGCCGGGCGTCAAGATGGTCGAGATGCCGGCGCTGATGGTCTGGCCGCCGTCAAGCAGATCGAGCAGGCCGGCCTCCTCGATGGGGTCGGCGCAGAGGGCGATGACGGCCCGCTCGCGCTTGATCTCGGGCTGCTGGAAGTAGTCCCAGTCCTGGCGCTGCACCACGTAGCGGGCGTTCTTGAAGGTCGGGACGGGCCTGCCGTCAAGGTCGATGGTGTTGCCGCCGAGGTGGTCGCCGTGCAGATGGGTGATGATGACCCGGCCGATCTCGTCGGGGCGGACGTTGGCGCGCTCAAGCTCGGGGAAGAGGCCGCCGCCAGGGCTGTCAGGGCGGTTGCCGTAGCCCGTATCGACGAGGGTCCAGAGGTCGCCCTCGCGGATCAGGTACGAGCCGTAGTTGATCGGGATGTTGCCGTCGGCATCGAGGTACTCGCCGAGAGACGCCCACGCGGAGGCGGGAACGTCTGGCAGCATATCGGCAGGGGCTGTCGCGCCGGTCCCGTCCGAGAGCGCAATGATGGAGATGGCGCCAACCTTGAGCGTCGGCTGTGACATCGTGCATTCCTCCAGGTCAGATGCGCCGACAGGGTAGGCTGCTGGCGCCGCCGGCCGCCATGCGTTAGTGGATCAGTGCATGACGCCCTGACCGCGCCGAGCTCTTCTCGTTCCTGGCCCAGACGCCGCCCGAGGCCCTCTTCGACGTGATGCTGGAAGCCAGGGCCGAGGAGCGGGCGTTGTTCGCCATCCGCACGGCGCTGGACGTGACCATCGCCGGGTGACCAGCGTGCGGCGACAGCCAGAAAGCTTCGTGGGCATTGCGCCCTCCGCGTCACGAAGCGACAGCATGATGGTAGACGGGGGTTTCAACCCCCGACATTGCTCAGCGCGCGAACGCCTCGATCCGGTCCCGGTTGAAGTCCGGCGACACATGCTCCTCGTAGATGCAGGCCTGGAGCCAGTCCGTCACTGCCTCACCTGCGGGCGCGGTCGCGAGCAGCGCGGCAAGCCCGAGGCTGGCCGCCCCGAGGTACTCGCGGTACGTCCGCGCCACATCGGGATCGGCGTCGAGCCACCCGACGACCTCGTCGGCTGGGCGCCGCGCGCGAGGATCGGTCAGCAGCGCCGCGAGTCCACGCTCTGCCGCTTCGACTCCCGCCCACAGGCTCCGCCCGCCGAGCCGGCCCAGAAACGCTCGTGCCACCAGGCTGTGGGCGTCCAGCCAGAGCCGCGCGCGGTCCGGCCCGAGCCAGAGCGTCGCCGCGACCAGCATCAGGGCATGGTGCCGGACCATGCTGTACGTTCCGTCGGGCGGGTTCGGCACGTACAACTGGAGCACGTCGTTCGCGATGCCGACCCACTGGCGCTCGCCGCTTCTGACAAGCTGCCACAGGCCATCCGTCGCGCGGCCGGGATCGCCCGCCGAGGCGCACCAGCCGGCCAGCATCGCGCCCC
This window contains:
- a CDS encoding MBL fold metallo-hydrolase; the encoded protein is MSQPTLKVGAISIIALSDGTGATAPADMLPDVPASAWASLGEYLDADGNIPINYGSYLIREGDLWTLVDTGYGNRPDSPGGGLFPELERANVRPDEIGRVIITHLHGDHLGGNTIDLDGRPVPTFKNARYVVQRQDWDYFQQPEIKRERAVIALCADPIEEAGLLDLLDGGQTISAGISTILTPGHTPGHQSVLIASGDEKVLVMGDASHTLAQLVHPEWSPRYDTDPAQSARTRASIFERVEQEGLTIAAGHYPAPGFGGIVRVEGKRRWQPLS
- a CDS encoding SRPBCC domain-containing protein — encoded protein: MPNPPSTPSDATFSANPSPESPALSMTRTYDAPRELVFRAFAEAERLARWWGPAGFEVQVKRLDCRPGGVFHYRMVHSEGHEMWGQFLYREIVEPERIVWVNTFSDPDGNLVRAPFSQTVPLEILNTITLEAQGQRTVLRLQVTPINATAEERAAFVDLLESMQQGYGGTFDQLADELARDQAA
- a CDS encoding helix-turn-helix transcriptional regulator yields the protein MVKSAAPADRLSLVFAALADPTRRAILARLADGQVTVTELAAPFAMSLPAVSKHLSVLERAGLIVRGRAAQWRPCRLQPAPFREVASWLDAYRDLWDERLDRLDTYLTAIQQQEQPDAQPPVDPE